Genomic DNA from Prunus persica cultivar Lovell chromosome G1, Prunus_persica_NCBIv2, whole genome shotgun sequence:
agatgatgaagactcATTCTCTAGTTCAATAGGAAATTCATTAGAACGACATTCCCTACGAAGAAAATTATGTAGTCCTGCACAAGCTAACACAAGCTCTGCTTGAGTCCTATATGGGAATGGAGGTGCTGACTTGAAAATTGTGAATCTTGATTTAAATATCCCAAATATCCTCTCAATTACATTCCTCAAGGAAGCATGACGAAGATTGAACAACTCAGTTGCATTTTCGGGGTCACGACCTTGACCAGCAAAATCTTGTAGATGATATCATACACCTCGAAATGGAGCTAAAAATTGACGTCGATTTGGAAATCCACAATCCACTAAGAAATATTTACCtaatcataaaatatatataaaatttgtaTGCAAAGCATGATATAAtgaatgataataataaaacgAAGAGATAAGAGTGTACCTTGTGGTACCTTAAGTCCATTCCTCCTTGATAAAGCATCATTTAACACTTTTGAATCATGAGCTGAACCTTCCCATCCACTGAGCACGTATATGAACTCCAAATCAAAGTTACATGCTGCTAATACATTTTGTGATATCTTTCCATGACGATTGCGGTAGTTGCTTACATCACGTCCCTTCACCATGGCTGGAATATGTGTACCATCAATAGCTCCAATGCAATCCTAAAATGAATTAATAAGAAATTATAAGTAAAACATAGTTTTTGTTggaataataacaataatacttataataataaattccatTACCTTAAAGGAGGGGTAAAATCGTGTACTTTCTCTTATCTTAGCTGGCACTGCAGATCGAGGTTTAGCCAACATTTCTGGTGCTAGCGTGTTCAATGCCTTCAAGACTTTGTTGACGTTTTTGCTAGTAGCAAAATGTGATCGATCAAATGTCTTTCGGGTAAGACAATATCGAGAATTTTGACCTACAGTGAGTAAAAATGTAGCAAGCATTTCTTCAACACAAATAAATCTTGTATCTTGTAGGAGTGTTTTGTCTCTGATGATAGTGCATAATTTCTGAAACACATCTGGATACATTCTATAGACTTGTCGAAATTCTTCAGGATCTTCATGTAATATTTTATGTATATAATCATACCCACTTGTAGTAATTGGTCGTCGAATTAATGGATGCTCAATATGCTCACTACGCATGATAACCATAAGCTCATGTAGCACTTGGACCACTGCTTCCATTGCCATTAGTAAATGCTTGACGGTTTCGTAAAATTCTTCATCCATTTCTTCTCCCTCCATTTCCTCTTCCTCTGCTCTATTATCTCCATGCATGATCGATTGAGACATCATATGTGAACcacctaaaataaaaattggaagCAATTACATtatgtaatatataatgtaGTTGCCTCTGTTTAGTAAAGAATGCACTTGAAATTGCATGGGAAACAACATTTCTAAAATGGAATTAATATGTAAGGTATCATGCATGCAATTTATGACACGAGAAAACCATTAACTTTATAGTCAGATATTTTTTCTAAATATTATAATTGGAATTGAAAAGCACCAACTGCTCAAAGATATCATATTTGATGCATATGAAACAAACTTTAAAACTTTAAATATGTTCCTAAtagaaaatttgacaaaattccACAAATATGAAGCCATAaacaaactctaaaaattCAGACAAGTTGTGCTTAAGCATACTCCAAAATAACCAAAGTCTATCGCCTCCCACATAACCTCATTCATTCTGACAACTTATACATTATCCAATCTTTGCGCTCCTGAGGTGACATTTTCCAGAACATATCTTTTTTTGCTTTAGTATTAAGCAACTCAACAACCTTGTAACGAACCTGACTATCTAAGTTTGGGATTTCCATGATAGCATCCCAGCAACcactctctttttcctttttttccatAAGGCTATGGATTCCCCGAAAATCTGTGGCAATTGAATCAATGCTAAGAGAAACTCTTTCTAGAACATCGGCTCGAGTGTTGGTCTCAAAAGAGCTAGTGTTCCCCTCATACTCagttctatttctttttgtctgaCCATTGCTTTCCAAGGGAAGCTCCACATTCGTGCCTTGAGTGGGAACATATGAATTAGGTTGTTTGGGTGATAGATCTTGGAATGTTGCAGCTTCAACTTCATTTggtatgaatgcatgattatcATAGTCATAACTCAAGTCATCTATCCCCACACGTCTACTTTCTTCCACTCCTAATGTTCTTGCATCCGTATCATCTCCCAATGCAATTGAGTTTCTTCCAACGGCAGTTCCATTCCCAATTGCAATTCTCAGAAGTTCATAGTCAGCAAAAGTGTCTATCTGAAAGTTGACATGGGCCGGGTGGAACtaacaaagggaaaaaaaaaacaattaatgcatacacatacaaaataataaattatcatataatatattttcgaAAATAGAAGCTCACCTTAATATAATCTTTCCACACTTCATCACTAGCAGTGAACTTCTTTGTGATTGGATCCCACCCAAACCCAGAGCTATGACGCATAAGCTcagaaaaaatattatatcgTTGCTTAAACCATTTCAATCGGCTTAAGTATTGTGAATGATTCCTTTCACATCCAAGTTTTGCATTAAGAGCAGGAAGTATCTTTTTCTCAACTGTTTGCTTACTTAGCATTCCATTACTATCACGCCATCCACGATTGGCGGCATCAACCATGAGCTGTAGCAACTCATTGCTCTCTTCCAATGTCCACAATTTATAACCCC
This window encodes:
- the LOC18787827 gene encoding uncharacterized protein At2g29880: MEESQRGNDKGKSKVSGGYKLWTLEESNELLQLMVDAANRGWRDSNGMLSKQTVEKKILPALNAKLGCERNHSQYLSRLKWFKQRYNIFSELMRHSSGFGWDPITKKFTASDEVWKDYIKFHPAHVNFQIDTFADYELLRIAIGNGTAVGRNSIALGDDTDARTLGVEESRRVGIDDLSYDYDNHAFIPNEVEAATFQDLSPKQPNSYVPTQGTNVELPLESNGQTKRNRTEYEGNTSSFETNTRADVLERVSLSIDSIATDFRGIHSLMEKKEKESGCWDAIMEIPNLDSQVRYKVVELLNTKAKKDMFWKMSPQERKDWIMYKLSE